From the Thermostichus vulcanus str. 'Rupite' genome, the window CGCCAGAACCTCGACTCCTCGGGCCAATAGCCGTTGGGTTAACTGCCCCGTACCGGGGCCGATCTCCAGCACCCAGAGGGGATCCCCACCCGCTTGGGCCTGATCCAAATTGGCAGCCCGTAGGATTGCCTCGTGAACAGAGATATCTTTGAGCCAGTGTTGGCCAAACCGTTTACGGGGGTAGGGCATGGGATCTTATCGCCGCTTGGGCGAATTGGGGAAGGGCACCAAGGTGGGATCCGTATCTTCCCGTTCCTCGGGTTGCTCTTCTGGCACGGGTTCACCTGCCATGGGTTGACGAACAGGCAGAGCAGCAGTGGGTTGACCCTCTTCCCCACCCAGGATTGGTTTGCGGTAGAGGGGCACCGTGAAGGTGACGGTGGATCCCAACCCTTCTCCCAAACTGTAGAAGTTCATCTCCCCTTCCATCGCCTCCACCAGCCGTTGGCTGATCGCCAGCCCCAACCCTGTACCCCCGTATTGGCGGGTGGTGGAGCCATCCACTTGGCTAAACGCTTGAAACAGCCGCTGCTGCTTCTCCAACGACACGCCAATGCCAGTATCGATCACGCGAATGCGAGCGCGAAAGGGGTTGCCAGGAATGATATCAGCCCGTACTGTTACTGAGCCGGCTGGGGTGAACTTAATGGCATTACCCACCAAATTCAGCAGCACCTGCAACAGGCGTTGGTAGTCCCCCAACAGCAGAATTTGATCGGGGGTGTTGGGCAGATGAAAGCTCAGTTTTAAGCCCTTTTGGCTCGCTTGCAAACTGGTCTTGGCTTCCACATCCTTAAAGAGGGTTTCCAGATCACAGGGTTGCGACTCCAGTTGCATTTTGCCTGCCTCGATCTTGGCGATATCCAGGACATCGTTGATCAGGGCCAACAGGTGCAGGGCGGAGCGATAGGCCTCTCGCAAAAAGTCCAGTTCCTCTTCCCGGTTTTCGGCAATCCCGTCCAGCACCAGCTTGATGAAGCCAATGATGCCGTTTAGGGGGGTTCGCAACTCGTGGGAGGTATTGGCCAAAAATTGGCTCTTCAGTTGGTTGGCGGATTCCGCTTGAGCACGGGCATATTCCAGCTCTTTGTTTTTTTGGCGCAGGGTTTGGTTGGCCAGTTGCAGACGGGTGGCCAGTTGGCGGCTTTGATCCAACAGAATGGCGTGGGCAATGGCGGTACCCAAGTAGGTAGAAATGCTTTGCAGCACTTGAATGTGGCCCGACTGCCAGATGGGATCCACCTCCGGGTTGAGCATCTCCAACCACAGCAGGCTGTTGGCATAGCCCTGGTAGGACATGGCAATCACGAGGTTGCGGCCCGCCTCGACCGGTTCCTCTTGTTTGAGGGCTTGCAATAGATGGGGGTAATCCGCCAGCCGCAGCGTTTGGTTGAGCAGGGATCCCGCTTCAGGGTGTTGGCGATACTCTGCTGCAATAGTCAAAGAATCATGTCCCACTTCGTAAAGGGCCATCAAGCAGCGATCTACCCCAAACAATTGCCCCAGTTGATCCACCGTCTGCTGACACAATTGGCGAATGTCCAACGAATGACGGATGTTGCGCATCAGCTGCGTCGTGATCCCCTGCACCGGGTCGGCAGCCACAGGGTTCAGAGGGCTAGTGGGAAGACTAGCGCGTCCTGTCAACGAAAAGGGAGTCGCCCCCAGCAACTTGCCCACCACTGAGATGGCAATCACCTCCCCTTCCATATCCCGCACAGGATTTAGAGAAAGGTGAAGGTGCAGCTTGTAGCGGGGGGAGAGCACCTGACACTGACATTGCAAGGGATCCCCCTGTTCAAACACCTGACTGACCTTAGCTTCATACTCGCCAGCATTGGCCAGCTCCCAAGGTTGTTGCCCGGAGAGGATCTGCTGCGGGTGGATGGCATACTTTTCCGCATCTTCCCAGTAAAAACTCCAGAACCGCTTCTGCCGATCCTGGGTATAGAACAGCGGATCGGGCCGCAGAACGCTCAGGCGAGAGGAGGCCACCATACGCCAAAGCCTCAGGCTTTCACAGAAGGGGGAGAGCTGGCAGCGGTACCTGCAGAGTTAAGACGGGCAAAGATCATCCGGCCCGCTGAGGTTTGAATGGCACTGGTGACCACCACAGAGCGAGTTTTGCCCAGAGAACGCTGCCCCTCTTCCACCACCACCATTGTGCCGTCATCCAGGTAGCCCACCCCTTGTCCCGGTTCTTTCCCCTCCCGGGTGATCTTGATGTCGAGGCTGTCGCCGGCAATATAGAGGGGCCGCAGGGCTTCCGCCAGCTCGTTGACATTCAGCACCTTCACGTCCTGCACCATGGCCACCTTTTTCAGGTTGAAATCG encodes:
- a CDS encoding sensor histidine kinase, yielding MVASSRLSVLRPDPLFYTQDRQKRFWSFYWEDAEKYAIHPQQILSGQQPWELANAGEYEAKVSQVFEQGDPLQCQCQVLSPRYKLHLHLSLNPVRDMEGEVIAISVVGKLLGATPFSLTGRASLPTSPLNPVAADPVQGITTQLMRNIRHSLDIRQLCQQTVDQLGQLFGVDRCLMALYEVGHDSLTIAAEYRQHPEAGSLLNQTLRLADYPHLLQALKQEEPVEAGRNLVIAMSYQGYANSLLWLEMLNPEVDPIWQSGHIQVLQSISTYLGTAIAHAILLDQSRQLATRLQLANQTLRQKNKELEYARAQAESANQLKSQFLANTSHELRTPLNGIIGFIKLVLDGIAENREEELDFLREAYRSALHLLALINDVLDIAKIEAGKMQLESQPCDLETLFKDVEAKTSLQASQKGLKLSFHLPNTPDQILLLGDYQRLLQVLLNLVGNAIKFTPAGSVTVRADIIPGNPFRARIRVIDTGIGVSLEKQQRLFQAFSQVDGSTTRQYGGTGLGLAISQRLVEAMEGEMNFYSLGEGLGSTVTFTVPLYRKPILGGEEGQPTAALPVRQPMAGEPVPEEQPEEREDTDPTLVPFPNSPKRR